The nucleotide sequence TCACTTCCTGGTTTTGTACTGTAAGtagaaatattgatattaatattaactatatcCTGTTGAAAATAGAACgctatgaaatatttatatacctATCTGAAACGACACAAGAAAGAACATAGATACAAAGATAGTTAACATAGCGTGTCATCTCTGCGAAAGTACACTGACGTAATATAGTTTGTATGCCAATTACAAACACCACGACATCGAGAGAGTCTTGAGATTTCTTACTTAGTAAACTTCCTATAATAAATGCTATTGTTAATATAAATGtgttacaattaataattgtacaatgatatacatttttttacctGTATTTTTACAGTAATGTAATCTCGATAATTGTGACGCGGTAAGCAGAAACATAATGAGcgcaatattttgtatattcagGCACTTCATGTATACGTTATTATGGAGATTACCTATACCAGCCCATTCCAATCGCACATTAAGTTcgcgtaataattcattttgttCTACCACATTCTGTTCATTATTATCTTGTTtatgaatttcaaataaaacagCTCTGTAATTTATTGAACGGTaagaaaatgtttatataatgGCAGATTTTTAGAAGTATTATTTGAGCATACGTATTTAATGTTTGAAGTGCAGCTTCCATGTGTTTTGCTTCGAATTTGCAAGCAGTATTTAATTCATATGCTATCTTTTTCTTAAGTAGCTGGTAATGACCAATTTTTAATACCCATTCAAGTACTTGTGGACAAAATTTATTACTATATGTAGTAACAGAACTGTGAAATTTTGACGCATTACctgaatatgaaaaaaaaataaatttcattgccttatctttattacaaatatatgatgcatcataaaacaacaatacCTTTAAGATTATTTATAGAACTCAACATTGTTTCAAAATGATCGAGCGTGGATGTCCATGTTTTATTACgtatatttttttctatataaCGAACCATGTTATTCAGTtcagtaataatataatacgaAATAAGCTTATTAAGTCCTGTTAATCCTGGTGTGCCGATTGCTTCTAATGTTCTTGAAAAGATTTTATAATTCAATACTTCTGCTTGCGTTTTAAGATCATACCAGGCAAGGGAATGTTCAATATAAACAGTTGTTCTataatataatgatataatacagtacatattatttaaattaatatataagacATTTTGTCAAAATGTCAATTTTTACCTGGGATCAGTTATACGAATTAATTCACGGGCAAGTCTACCAATAAAAGTTACAGAGTTGCTATCTAACACAGAAGTATGCTTTTCATCTTGAAAATATCTCCATGATCTTTGTGAAGTCCAAGAAGAATCTGTACATTCCTCTTCAACTGCATTATTTATGATATATGTTATCTATAATTGAAGAAGCAGAAATTATCATGTAGTTTGTTATATGTTACATCACTGTTAATTACAAGTTTTAAACTGAATGTTTGTCACATTACATATAGATTTGCTTACTTCTTCGTGCCATATTTTTAaactgttaatattaatataatcctGAATATATTGAAATGATTTACGGTAACCATCCATAATTGTAGCTAAATTATGAAGTTTTTGTAACAATGACATCTAAAATAATACATCGTTAATGTAAGCAGTAATTCTTAATGAAATACATTAAACTTACTTTTGATTTTGGTTCAAAAACAAGACCATTATCTAAAGCTAGTGTAACTTTCTTTACAAGTTCCTGACGTATTCCATCTTCCAATAAACGATGAGAATCAACTCTCAATACTCCTAATGGAACACTTCTTAAAGATAATACTCCTTTTGTAAACACTGATACAGCGTACGTTAATTTAGCcatctataataaaatattgtttttattagcGATCAACTGCAACTTGCAACTTGTATCTTTAAAAGAAAATGGAAACTATAACATACTTTTAGTCTATCATCTAGTTGTGCATAGTCTTTCAATTTAtcttttggtaatttagtaggAATTTCTTTAAAAGCATTAGTTTCAAGGTGTACTATCTGAGCAAGCAAACCAAACACAGTTTCAGGTATTATTTGTAAAACACGCCTCGCATACTTTTCTAGTTCTCTACTGTAATATTGAGAGACCGACGATAAATCTGCACTGCGTGCTTGATTTACTCTTAATAAAGGAGTCTCTAAAGCTGAAGCCATCTAGAAATGAACAAAATGTAAGTACAAATGTATCTGATAAATGAAATACTAAGTATAAAGTAAAacgttcaattaaaaattacagcttacttttaaaaataaggcttttaattttattacagtaGGCGGACTTTCTTTTATGCTAGCTTGCATTGTATCAATAAACGACTCCACTATGTTCCATGCGTAACAACAATCTGTCACTATATTTAAACTTATCATAGTGTCTTCTGTTATACTTCCTGTGCGtaacatattatgcaatattTCACGCGTATCAGCTAAATATTGTgatatatgtaaattattttccaaCTGATGAAATTCTGAAAGTATCATAATTTCAGTGACAAAGATGTACAAAGGTACCTATGAAAGTTCATGAATGGACTATTACCTTGCACTTCTTCTAATGCTTGTAACAACTGTACTATTTTTCTTCCATCCTCTTGTTGCAATGAATCAATGTGTTTACTTATTTCCATAAACCAAACATATAGATTCTGATTTCTTTCAATACCATCAAGTGATTTGTTGCCACCAAATATTTGAGCAAGATCTGTTATACGTTCAACGCATATTCCTTTATCTCTAAGCCATTTAGTTTCTTTACCTAGTAATAACTaacaattcaaaataaatttaatgaaaatatctttTCGCATGTAGCTAACAAAGTAAGAAATATTACTAATCATACATCTTTGTACAATTGTTTAACATCTTGCTCGATTTGAGCAGTACTTAGCAACAACTGCAGACAATCGGATGTATTATATTTGCTTTCAGTCACTACTAATTGCCTGAGAATACGCGAACGTTTTGAATCTTCTATTGAAATGGTTGAAGTAGCTGTATGTAGAAGTATCCAATGTAATGTTACATTACATTCTCTTACTAATTTGACCAATGATCCAAGTGCACTTTCATCTAGAGTAACAGCTAACTGTACTTCTTCCGTTTCGgataataatttctaaaataaaataaaatagacaaTGTATATGCACAAAATTTAATAGTCTAGAagctttaaatataatattttttaaatagaaaataggACCACCTTCATTTTCTGACCATATTTTTGTGCAACAGCTTTTACATTTGATGATTCAAGAGTATTATTAAGAGCTGTTCTTACTGCTTTATATGGTAACCACCAATCACATAAATTTATTACCATTCCCATATAAATGCTAATTACCCAATTATCAGGAAAAAATCTATCTACTATTTCTCTCATCATGGCTGTTTGAGTATGCAACACAGTTGgcttaaatgataaaattataactaaCATTGATGCTTGATTGGACAGAGCAGTACTACGATGTTCTGGATGTGGAAAAGCAAGACTTTGATTATATATTTCGTCAGAACGTAAACGTCCTATAAGATGTTCTATCAAGGAATCATTTAATGGTACTCTCctataatataaaacaaattaaattttgtataattatggaacattatataattacacat is from Megachile rotundata isolate GNS110a chromosome 2, iyMegRotu1, whole genome shotgun sequence and encodes:
- the Strump gene encoding WASH complex subunit strump, giving the protein MGDFLAANNICGQNLLRLVSRGNAIIAELMRLKDYVPSIFSLDSKQMVQKYGSIIIDFAYFKSASTYEQKIENDPVLQETDEELRNNFSDIISRFYLAFESIHKYVTDLNFYIDELGDGIYIHQSIDTIMLNEEGRQLMCEAVYLYGVMLLLVDYHFEGCVRERLLVSYYRYNAQHSSSTRVDDICMLLRSTGFSKTSNKRPANYPEEYFKRVPLNDSLIEHLIGRLRSDEIYNQSLAFPHPEHRSTALSNQASMLVIILSFKPTVLHTQTAMMREIVDRFFPDNWVISIYMGMVINLCDWWLPYKAVRTALNNTLESSNVKAVAQKYGQKMKKLLSETEEVQLAVTLDESALGSLVKLVRECNVTLHWILLHTATSTISIEDSKRSRILRQLVVTESKYNTSDCLQLLLSTAQIEQDVKQLYKDLLLGKETKWLRDKGICVERITDLAQIFGGNKSLDGIERNQNLYVWFMEISKHIDSLQQEDGRKIVQLLQALEEVQEFHQLENNLHISQYLADTREILHNMLRTGSITEDTMISLNIVTDCCYAWNIVESFIDTMQASIKESPPTVIKLKALFLKMASALETPLLRVNQARSADLSSVSQYYSRELEKYARRVLQIIPETVFGLLAQIVHLETNAFKEIPTKLPKDKLKDYAQLDDRLKMAKLTYAVSVFTKGVLSLRSVPLGVLRVDSHRLLEDGIRQELVKKVTLALDNGLVFEPKSKMSLLQKLHNLATIMDGYRKSFQYIQDYININSLKIWHEEITYIINNAVEEECTDSSWTSQRSWRYFQDEKHTSVLDSNSVTFIGRLARELIRITDPRTTVYIEHSLAWYDLKTQAEVLNYKIFSRTLEAIGTPGLTGLNKLISYYIITELNNMVRYIEKNIRNKTWTSTLDHFETMLSSINNLKGNASKFHSSVTTYSNKFCPQVLEWVLKIGHYQLLKKKIAYELNTACKFEAKHMEAALQTLNTAVLFEIHKQDNNEQNVVEQNELLRELNVRLEWAGIGNLHNNVYMKCLNIQNIALIMFLLTASQLSRLHYCKNTGSLLSKKSQDSLDVVVFVIGIQTILRQCTFAEMTRYVNYLCIYVLSCVVSDSTKPGSDGESEGANTLHILELFIKYSGIPRSVILKEIPTIIIDYFQIKLTK